One segment of Clostridium botulinum DNA contains the following:
- a CDS encoding PTS system mannose/fructose/sorbose family transporter subunit IID yields the protein MAKDLKLTKRDRISVWFRSFFLQGSWNYERMQNGGWAFAMIPAIKKLYKTKEERSEALKRHLEFFNTHPYVASPVLGVTLALEEERANGMPVEDATIQGVKVGMMGPLAGIGDPVFWFTVRPILGALGATLAMSGNILGPIIFFLAWNIIRMAFMWYTQEFGYKAGSRISDDLSGNLLQDITKGASILGMFILGSLVNRWVSVKFAPVVSSVKLSDGAFIDWSALPQGAEGIKTALMQQGAGMSLTPEKVTTLQNNLDSLIPGLAGLLLTLVCMWLLKKKVSPIVIILGLFVIGIVFHLIGLM from the coding sequence ATGGCAAAAGATTTAAAATTAACAAAAAGAGATCGTATTTCAGTTTGGTTCCGTTCATTTTTCCTTCAAGGTTCTTGGAACTATGAAAGAATGCAAAACGGTGGTTGGGCATTTGCAATGATTCCTGCAATTAAGAAGTTATATAAGACTAAAGAGGAACGTTCAGAAGCATTAAAACGTCATTTAGAGTTTTTTAATACACACCCATATGTAGCATCACCAGTTTTAGGTGTAACATTAGCATTAGAAGAAGAACGTGCAAATGGTATGCCAGTAGAAGATGCAACTATTCAAGGTGTTAAAGTTGGTATGATGGGACCTTTAGCAGGTATCGGAGATCCAGTTTTCTGGTTTACTGTTAGACCAATATTAGGAGCATTAGGTGCTACTCTTGCTATGAGTGGTAATATACTTGGACCAATAATATTCTTCCTTGCTTGGAATATTATCCGTATGGCATTTATGTGGTATACACAAGAGTTCGGTTATAAAGCAGGATCTCGTATTAGTGATGACTTATCAGGTAACTTATTACAAGATATTACAAAAGGTGCATCTATACTGGGTATGTTTATTCTAGGATCATTAGTTAATAGATGGGTATCTGTTAAATTTGCACCAGTAGTATCATCTGTTAAGTTAAGTGATGGTGCATTTATTGATTGGAGTGCTCTTCCTCAAGGCGCAGAAGGTATAAAGACAGCTTTAATGCAACAAGGTGCAGGCATGTCATTAACACCTGAAAAAGTTACAACATTACAAAACAACTTAGATTCATTAATTCCTGGACTTGCAGGATTATTACTTACACTTGTTTGTATGTGGTTACTTAAAAAGAAAGTGTCACCAATCGTGATAATCCTTGGATTATTCGTAATTGGTATAGTATTCCACTTAATTGGTTTAATGTAA
- the asnB gene encoding asparagine synthase B, with the protein MCTIMCYTGTDMKHEKFAEALQRTESRGPDMTEILTLPSGILGFQRLAIMDLSFSGMQPFTRKKDASICNGEIYGFRKLKEDLIAKGHKFISDSDCEILLPMYLEYGLDMFSKLDAEFAAVIYDGEKDTFIAARDPIGIRPLFYGYSECDKIMFASEAKNLVGLTKKIMSFPPGHYYADGKFTCYCDISSVDGDYCNDDLDVICSKIHDKLVTAIEKRMDADASVGFLLSGGLDSSLVCSIAQKMYPDKPIKTFAIGMTEDAIDLKYAKEVADYIHSDHTVVYMTKEEVIDSLEEVIKLLGTFDITTIRASIGMYLICKKIHEISDVRVLLTGEISDELFGYKYTDFAPNAEEFQKESQKRIKELFMYDVLRADRCIASNSLEARVPFGDLDFVKYVMSIDPEKKLNKYNMGKYLLRHSFEGIYLPNNILYREKAAFSDAVGHSMVDYLKEYAETVYNGEDFDKLSEKYKYHAQPFTKESLLYREIFEKYYPGQAEMIVDFWMPNKEWEGCAVDDPSARVLSNYGDSGL; encoded by the coding sequence ATGTGTACAATTATGTGTTATACAGGAACAGACATGAAACATGAAAAATTTGCTGAGGCATTACAAAGAACTGAGTCTAGAGGACCAGATATGACTGAAATTCTAACTTTACCATCTGGTATTTTAGGTTTCCAAAGACTTGCTATTATGGACTTAAGTTTTAGTGGAATGCAACCATTCACAAGAAAAAAAGATGCATCTATCTGCAATGGTGAAATTTATGGATTCCGTAAATTAAAAGAGGACCTAATTGCAAAAGGGCATAAATTTATTTCTGATAGTGATTGTGAAATATTACTTCCAATGTACTTAGAGTACGGACTAGATATGTTCTCAAAATTAGATGCAGAATTCGCAGCTGTTATCTATGATGGAGAAAAAGATACTTTCATTGCAGCAAGAGATCCAATTGGAATTAGACCTCTATTCTATGGCTATTCTGAATGTGATAAAATCATGTTTGCTAGTGAAGCTAAAAATTTAGTTGGTCTTACAAAAAAGATAATGTCATTTCCACCAGGACATTATTATGCTGATGGTAAATTTACATGCTACTGTGATATCTCATCAGTAGATGGTGACTACTGTAACGATGACTTAGACGTTATTTGTAGTAAAATTCATGACAAATTAGTAACTGCTATAGAAAAACGTATGGATGCTGATGCTTCAGTAGGTTTCTTATTGAGTGGTGGCTTAGACAGCTCATTAGTATGTTCAATTGCTCAAAAAATGTATCCTGATAAACCAATAAAAACATTTGCTATAGGAATGACAGAAGATGCCATTGATTTAAAATATGCAAAGGAAGTTGCAGATTACATTCATAGTGATCATACTGTTGTTTACATGACAAAAGAAGAAGTTATTGACTCACTTGAAGAAGTTATTAAACTTCTTGGAACATTTGACATTACAACAATAAGAGCTAGTATTGGTATGTATTTAATATGTAAAAAAATACATGAGATTTCTGATGTTAGAGTACTTTTAACTGGTGAAATTTCTGATGAATTATTTGGATATAAATATACTGATTTTGCGCCAAATGCAGAAGAATTCCAAAAAGAATCACAAAAAAGAATTAAAGAACTGTTTATGTATGATGTACTTCGAGCAGACCGTTGTATCGCATCTAATTCTTTAGAAGCAAGAGTGCCATTTGGCGATTTGGATTTTGTAAAATATGTTATGTCTATTGATCCTGAAAAGAAATTAAACAAATACAATATGGGGAAATACCTTTTAAGACATTCTTTTGAAGGTATTTATCTTCCAAATAATATTTTATATCGTGAAAAAGCAGCCTTTAGCGATGCTGTAGGACATTCTATGGTAGATTATTTAAAAGAATATGCAGAAACAGTCTATAATGGTGAAGATTTTGATAAACTAAGTGAAAAGTACAAATATCATGCTCAGCCATTCACAAAAGAATCATTGTTATATAGAGAAATTTTTGAAAAATACTATCCAGGCCAAGCAGAAATGATAGTGGACTTTTGGATGCCAAACAAAGAGTGGGAAGGCTGTGCTGTAGATGATCCTAGTGCTCGAGTATTATCAAATTATGGTGATAGCGGACTATAA
- a CDS encoding PTS mannose/fructose/sorbose transporter subunit IIC translates to MTLNILQIVLVIIIAFLAGVEGILDEFQFHQPLVACTLIGLVTGNLMPCLILGGTLQMIALGWANIGAAVAPDAALASVASAIILVLGGQGTDGVSSAIAIAIPLAVAGLLLTIICRTVATAFVHFMDAAAKEGNIRAIEMWQIAAICLQGIRIAIPAALILIIGAGPISSLLTSMPAWLTDGLAIGGGMVVAVGYAMVINMMATKEVWPFFAIGFVLATISEITLIGLGVIGVALALIYLALSKQGGVGKASSNTGDPLGDIIDRY, encoded by the coding sequence ATGACTTTAAATATACTTCAAATTGTATTAGTCATCATTATAGCATTTCTAGCTGGTGTAGAAGGTATATTGGATGAATTCCAATTCCATCAACCACTAGTTGCATGTACATTAATTGGATTGGTTACAGGCAATTTAATGCCATGCTTAATCTTAGGCGGAACTCTTCAAATGATCGCGTTAGGTTGGGCAAATATAGGTGCAGCGGTAGCACCAGATGCAGCGTTAGCATCTGTTGCATCAGCAATAATATTAGTACTTGGTGGTCAAGGAACTGATGGAGTTTCTTCAGCAATCGCTATTGCTATTCCTTTAGCAGTTGCAGGATTATTATTAACAATTATTTGCCGTACAGTTGCTACAGCATTTGTACACTTTATGGATGCAGCAGCTAAAGAAGGAAACATTAGAGCTATTGAAATGTGGCAAATAGCTGCTATTTGTTTACAAGGTATTCGTATTGCAATTCCAGCAGCTTTAATTTTAATAATTGGTGCAGGTCCAATATCATCATTACTTACATCTATGCCAGCTTGGTTAACAGATGGTTTAGCAATTGGTGGTGGAATGGTTGTAGCTGTTGGTTATGCAATGGTAATTAACATGATGGCTACAAAAGAAGTTTGGCCATTCTTTGCAATTGGTTTCGTATTAGCAACTATATCAGAAATTACACTTATCGGACTTGGAGTAATAGGTGTAGCTTTAGCACTTATTTACTTAGCACTTAGCAAACAAGGCGGTGTAGGTAAAGCTAGTTCAAATACTGGTGATCCTTTAGGGGATATCATTGATAGGTACTAA
- a CDS encoding Rossmann-like domain-containing protein, translating into MNETEFYNSLFNKFMNIVNDNNFLNDEVKVKGKALKPEEAIGKPDRKDFPIIKGKEKLLEADFRGQKGQAFTDMPNNFEGTLKQIIEMPLKTNFDTAVYIATLNAVCRYLKLTDKTIHCKDGEPEICAEKFAYYIKDKYDNPKIAMIGYQPAILDNLSKKFPLRIVDLACDTVGKIKYGVLVEDGNKSIDDLLNWCDIVVATGSTIANKTITNFLIDKPTIFFGTTLAGAASLMNLERFCPCSK; encoded by the coding sequence ATGAATGAAACAGAATTTTATAATAGTTTATTTAATAAATTTATGAATATAGTTAATGATAATAATTTTTTAAATGATGAAGTTAAGGTAAAAGGTAAGGCTTTAAAGCCAGAGGAAGCTATAGGAAAGCCTGATAGAAAAGATTTTCCTATTATAAAGGGAAAGGAAAAATTGCTTGAAGCGGATTTTAGAGGTCAAAAAGGTCAAGCTTTTACGGATATGCCTAATAATTTTGAAGGAACTTTAAAACAAATTATTGAAATGCCTTTAAAAACAAATTTTGATACAGCTGTATACATTGCAACTTTAAATGCTGTATGTAGATATTTAAAATTAACAGATAAAACTATTCATTGTAAGGATGGAGAACCAGAAATATGTGCAGAGAAGTTTGCTTATTATATTAAAGATAAGTATGATAATCCTAAAATAGCAATGATAGGGTATCAACCTGCAATATTAGATAACCTTTCTAAAAAATTTCCACTTAGAATTGTAGATTTGGCTTGTGATACTGTAGGTAAGATTAAATATGGTGTATTAGTTGAAGATGGAAATAAATCTATAGATGATTTATTGAATTGGTGCGATATAGTAGTTGCAACAGGTAGCACAATAGCAAATAAAACAATAACAAATTTTTTGATTGATAAACCTACTATTTTTTTTGGTACAACACTTGCAGGAGCAGCATCTTTAATGAATCTTGAAAGATTTTGTCCATGTTCAAAATAA
- a CDS encoding ABC transporter permease — protein sequence MRLNKNLKDIFFKTSICIFLLAFILFIIFAIFGVLLRGIPNLIESLLDKEIQFAIKLSFFTSTISTIICLIFSIPISYGLVRFNFWGKKIINAIVQMPISIPPIASGIALLLLFTTKPIENIVTKLGIDPVFSVYGIIVAHFFINTPYMIRILKVTFESIDPKLEFVARTLGYSSCESFFKVTLPLARNGLISGVIIVWTSALGEFGTALMLAGAIRMKTETLPAAIFLNLAGGELDKALAAATILIIMSIVCLSIFQLFEKRNTENIK from the coding sequence ATGAGACTTAATAAAAATTTAAAAGATATTTTTTTTAAAACATCTATATGTATATTTCTTTTGGCTTTTATATTGTTTATAATTTTTGCAATATTTGGGGTATTACTAAGAGGAATTCCTAATTTAATAGAAAGTCTCTTGGATAAAGAAATTCAGTTTGCAATTAAGTTAAGCTTTTTTACATCAACCATATCAACAATAATTTGTTTGATATTTTCTATACCTATATCATATGGATTAGTTAGGTTTAACTTTTGGGGTAAAAAAATTATAAATGCAATAGTACAAATGCCAATTTCAATTCCACCAATAGCATCAGGAATAGCTCTTTTATTGCTATTTACTACAAAGCCTATAGAGAATATTGTTACTAAATTAGGAATAGATCCTGTTTTCTCTGTATATGGAATAATAGTAGCTCATTTTTTTATTAATACTCCATATATGATAAGAATTTTAAAAGTAACTTTTGAAAGTATTGATCCTAAGTTAGAATTTGTTGCTAGAACACTTGGTTATAGCAGTTGTGAATCATTCTTTAAGGTAACGCTTCCATTAGCAAGAAATGGATTAATTTCAGGAGTTATAATTGTATGGACTAGTGCATTGGGTGAATTTGGTACTGCTCTTATGCTTGCAGGAGCTATTCGTATGAAGACAGAGACATTACCAGCAGCGATATTTTTAAATTTAGCTGGTGGGGAACTGGATAAAGCGTTAGCAGCAGCAACAATATTAATAATTATGTCTATAGTATGTTTGTCTATTTTTCAACTGTTTGAAAAGAGAAATACAGAAAATATAAAATAA
- the ade gene encoding adenine deaminase: MKIDMNLLKRRIKVANKEVKADTVVKNGKILNVFTGDITRGDIAIVDGFIAGIGKYDGEQIIDAQDKVIVPGFIDGHMHIESTMLTPNELSKVLIQHGVTTVMADPHEIGNVAGIDGINFMLNASEKLPIDVFIMLPSCVPATSFENSGAKLDAEDLQPFYKHPRVLGLAEFMDFSSIVNLNEEMLQKIINAHLNGSIVDGHAPGLSKEELNVYISTGIYADHECANVKEAKERLELGMYLMIREGTAAKELKKLIKVVTPTNSRRCMLVTDDKLPDDLIVEGSVDHNVRLAIKEGLDPVTAIQMVTINAAEFFGLRSFGAIAPGYQADLLILDELQTVSIDKVLKKGICVVDNGEIKKEEFKINDNSKELAMKLPKINMKALEKNAFEIPLSSDLCNVIEIVPNSLITHHRVEKVDIDKGNFSASISNDQLKMAVIERHHATGNIGLGIVKGFGIKNGAIATTVAHDSHNIVVVGTSDEEMFLAVNHLKKMNGGIAIASGKEIIASLPLAIGGLISENSYLEVQEQLKILNQALSIIGVDADFNPFLTLSFLTLPVIPEIKLTDTGLFEFKRFSHIKVQA, from the coding sequence ATGAAAATTGATATGAATTTATTAAAGAGAAGAATTAAAGTAGCTAATAAAGAGGTAAAGGCAGATACAGTTGTGAAAAATGGGAAAATACTAAATGTTTTTACTGGAGATATCACGAGAGGAGATATAGCTATTGTAGATGGATTTATAGCAGGTATTGGTAAGTATGATGGGGAACAAATTATAGATGCACAGGACAAAGTAATAGTCCCTGGATTTATTGACGGCCATATGCATATAGAAAGTACAATGTTGACCCCAAACGAATTATCAAAAGTTCTAATTCAACATGGTGTTACTACAGTAATGGCTGATCCTCATGAAATTGGAAATGTTGCAGGTATAGATGGAATAAACTTTATGTTAAATGCTTCAGAAAAATTGCCTATAGATGTATTTATTATGCTTCCTTCATGTGTTCCAGCAACTTCATTTGAAAATAGTGGAGCAAAACTTGATGCAGAAGATTTACAACCTTTTTACAAGCATCCAAGGGTTTTAGGACTTGCAGAATTTATGGATTTTTCGTCTATAGTAAATTTAAATGAAGAAATGTTACAGAAAATTATTAATGCTCATTTAAATGGAAGTATTGTAGATGGACATGCTCCGGGACTTAGCAAAGAAGAGCTAAACGTATATATATCTACAGGGATTTATGCAGATCATGAATGTGCTAATGTTAAGGAAGCAAAGGAACGTTTAGAATTAGGTATGTATTTAATGATTAGGGAAGGTACAGCAGCTAAAGAATTAAAAAAACTAATAAAAGTTGTAACTCCAACAAATTCAAGAAGATGTATGTTGGTTACGGATGATAAGTTACCTGATGATTTGATTGTTGAAGGCAGCGTAGATCATAATGTTAGGCTTGCAATAAAAGAAGGACTAGATCCAGTTACAGCTATTCAAATGGTAACAATTAATGCAGCAGAATTTTTTGGCCTTCGTAGTTTTGGAGCAATAGCACCAGGGTATCAAGCTGATTTATTAATATTAGATGAATTACAGACTGTTTCAATAGATAAAGTTTTAAAGAAGGGAATATGTGTTGTAGATAATGGGGAAATAAAGAAAGAAGAATTTAAAATAAATGATAATAGTAAGGAATTAGCTATGAAGTTACCTAAGATAAATATGAAAGCGTTAGAAAAAAATGCATTTGAAATACCTTTATCTTCTGATTTATGCAATGTAATAGAGATAGTTCCTAATAGTTTAATAACACATCATAGAGTTGAAAAAGTTGATATAGATAAAGGCAATTTTAGTGCATCAATCTCTAATGACCAATTAAAGATGGCTGTAATAGAAAGGCATCACGCAACAGGAAATATTGGATTGGGAATTGTTAAAGGATTTGGTATAAAAAATGGAGCAATTGCAACAACGGTAGCTCATGATTCCCATAACATTGTAGTTGTTGGAACTTCTGATGAAGAAATGTTTTTAGCAGTTAATCATCTTAAAAAGATGAATGGAGGAATTGCAATTGCTTCAGGTAAAGAAATTATAGCATCATTACCTCTTGCGATAGGAGGATTAATATCTGAGAATAGCTATTTAGAGGTTCAAGAACAACTTAAAATTTTAAATCAAGCTTTAAGTATAATAGGAGTTGATGCAGATTTTAATCCTTTTCTAACTTTATCATTTTTAACTCTTCCAGTTATTCCAGAAATTAAGTTAACAGATACAGGATTGTTTGAATTTAAAAGATTTTCTCATATAAAAGTTCAAGCTTAA
- the modA gene encoding molybdate ABC transporter substrate-binding protein: MKKRNSLILISTLLIVAIMLGGCGQASKPTTANNEKDKSLLIYCAAGLKKPMDEIGEKFEKQNGVKAEFTYANASDLIGQMEISHKGDICVLPSNKDYETANKKELTLDKKDLTYHTPVIAVPKGNPLDIKNLQDFSKSGVRVILGDSETSPLGKLAMKLFTKVGIQEEIKPNVVSTVSTVNEIVTYLSMKKADASIVWEDNALNAAKDIDCVQIPNEQNSVEKVNISTLKSCEDNELCQKFIDFTNSDEGKAIFIKNNLKPIE; the protein is encoded by the coding sequence ATGAAGAAAAGAAATTCACTTATTTTAATTTCAACATTGTTAATAGTTGCTATTATGTTAGGAGGATGCGGACAAGCATCAAAACCTACTACTGCAAATAATGAAAAAGACAAATCTTTATTAATTTATTGTGCTGCAGGTTTAAAAAAGCCAATGGATGAAATAGGGGAAAAATTCGAAAAACAAAATGGTGTTAAAGCAGAATTTACTTATGCTAATGCATCAGATCTTATAGGTCAAATGGAGATTTCACATAAAGGAGATATTTGTGTATTGCCTTCAAATAAAGACTATGAAACAGCAAATAAAAAAGAATTAACGCTAGATAAAAAGGATTTAACATATCATACGCCTGTAATTGCTGTGCCTAAAGGAAATCCACTTGATATAAAAAACTTACAAGATTTTTCAAAGTCTGGAGTCAGAGTCATCTTAGGAGATTCGGAAACATCACCATTGGGAAAATTAGCTATGAAATTATTTACTAAAGTAGGCATTCAAGAGGAGATCAAACCTAATGTTGTTTCAACAGTTTCTACTGTAAATGAGATAGTAACCTATCTTTCTATGAAAAAAGCAGATGCTTCAATTGTTTGGGAAGATAATGCTCTTAATGCAGCTAAAGATATAGATTGCGTTCAAATTCCAAATGAACAAAATTCAGTTGAAAAGGTAAATATAAGTACTCTTAAAAGTTGTGAAGATAATGAGTTATGTCAAAAGTTTATTGATTTTACTAATTCAGATGAAGGAAAGGCTATATTTATAAAAAATAATTTAAAACCTATTGAATAA
- a CDS encoding ABC transporter ATP-binding protein: MLKLEHIYKKLGNFTLKDISFEVKEGEYFVILGPTGAGKTIILEIIAGIYNLDKGSIYINNRNLNNVPPEHRNIGFVYQDYLLFPHLSVRENILFSSKVKSMAKSSAEQALFSICEMLNIKHLLNRNISMLSGGEQQRIAFARAIITSPQILLLDEVSSALDPCTKEIFQQNLKKMHKNLNTTTIHVTHDFNEALYLADRIAVMNNGEILEIGSPEEIFEHPSSEFIAKFTGFSNLFKCKVSDRRAILSNDVKFVVKNNSVLNEAVAAVRGENIFLFLDPRTQGFENKFKGRIVEIINQGFIKKVIVDVGIELNSFVTEKCIEDLKLNPGKEVYVGIKDSDIQIL; the protein is encoded by the coding sequence ATGCTTAAATTAGAGCATATTTATAAAAAACTTGGTAACTTTACACTTAAGGATATAAGTTTTGAAGTAAAAGAAGGGGAGTATTTTGTTATATTAGGACCAACAGGAGCGGGTAAGACTATAATTTTAGAAATAATAGCAGGAATTTATAATCTGGATAAAGGGAGTATATATATAAATAATAGAAATTTGAATAATGTTCCACCAGAGCATAGAAATATAGGATTTGTATATCAAGATTATTTATTGTTTCCACATTTATCTGTAAGAGAGAATATCCTCTTCAGTTCTAAAGTAAAAAGCATGGCTAAAAGTAGTGCAGAGCAAGCTTTATTTAGTATATGTGAAATGCTTAATATAAAGCATTTATTGAATAGAAATATATCTATGTTAAGTGGAGGAGAACAACAGCGCATTGCTTTCGCAAGAGCTATTATTACTTCACCACAAATACTATTATTGGATGAGGTTAGCAGTGCGCTTGATCCTTGTACTAAAGAAATTTTTCAACAAAACCTAAAAAAAATGCATAAAAACCTAAATACTACAACTATTCATGTTACTCATGATTTTAATGAGGCTTTGTATTTAGCAGACAGAATAGCAGTTATGAATAATGGAGAAATTCTTGAAATTGGAAGTCCAGAGGAAATATTTGAACATCCTTCATCAGAATTTATAGCTAAATTCACAGGCTTTAGTAATCTATTTAAATGTAAGGTAAGTGATAGAAGAGCGATTTTATCAAATGATGTGAAGTTTGTTGTTAAAAATAACAGTGTACTTAATGAGGCAGTAGCAGCAGTACGGGGTGAAAATATTTTTCTGTTCTTAGACCCTAGAACTCAAGGCTTTGAGAATAAATTCAAAGGTAGAATTGTTGAAATTATTAATCAAGGTTTTATAAAAAAAGTTATAGTTGATGTAGGAATTGAATTAAACTCCTTTGTAACAGAAAAATGCATTGAAGATTTAAAGCTAAATCCAGGTAAAGAAGTATATGTGGGAATTAAAGATAGTGATATACAAATTTTATAA
- a CDS encoding DUF956 family protein, with amino-acid sequence MVQSLNTKVDLVIDATAFTGLADYGKIMIGDKGFEFYNSRDAHKYIQIPWEEVQYVIASVLFKGKWIPRYAIQTKNNGTYTFSSKDAKKVLRAVRNYVDPDHMVNSLSFFDVVKRAVKSIFKKN; translated from the coding sequence ATGGTTCAATCACTCAATACAAAGGTTGATTTAGTAATTGATGCAACAGCTTTTACGGGACTTGCAGATTATGGTAAGATAATGATAGGTGATAAGGGATTTGAGTTTTATAATTCTCGTGATGCTCATAAATATATTCAAATTCCTTGGGAAGAAGTTCAATATGTTATTGCTTCAGTATTATTTAAGGGAAAATGGATTCCACGATATGCAATTCAAACGAAGAATAATGGTACGTATACCTTCTCTTCTAAAGACGCAAAAAAAGTCCTTCGTGCTGTTCGAAATTATGTTGATCCAGATCATATGGTTAATTCTTTAAGCTTTTTTGATGTGGTGAAAAGAGCAGTTAAATCGATATTTAAGAAGAATTGA
- a CDS encoding TVP38/TMEM64 family protein, with amino-acid sequence MDWMDGLFQLCRNSFELTFIIGFLVAFTESFFSPLPLLGIVITNSVLLGFLPGLIASTLGSVLGSTLLFYICKEISNIRFINKIKTNQVDKIIEWVRVQGFLPMTISYSCPFIPGFLVTIAAGISKKSITKYFPGMLCGKVIMFSVTSYIGYDLKGFLTSPLKIAIVALIVGVSLFIGKKLSKRMEMKELNKVYI; translated from the coding sequence ATGGATTGGATGGATGGATTGTTTCAATTATGTCGAAATAGTTTTGAGTTAACGTTTATAATAGGTTTTTTAGTAGCTTTCACTGAAAGCTTCTTTTCACCATTACCACTTTTAGGGATAGTTATAACAAATTCAGTATTGTTAGGATTTCTTCCAGGATTAATAGCATCTACATTGGGTTCGGTACTTGGATCAACATTATTATTTTATATATGTAAAGAGATTAGTAATATAAGGTTTATCAATAAGATTAAAACTAATCAGGTTGATAAAATTATAGAATGGGTTAGAGTTCAAGGATTTTTACCTATGACTATAAGTTATTCATGTCCATTTATACCTGGATTTCTTGTAACAATAGCAGCAGGTATATCAAAGAAGAGTATCACTAAATATTTTCCTGGAATGCTTTGCGGAAAAGTAATTATGTTTTCTGTAACAAGTTATATAGGATATGATTTAAAGGGATTTTTAACAAGTCCATTAAAAATAGCTATTGTAGCATTAATTGTTGGAGTATCACTTTTTATAGGAAAAAAACTAAGTAAGAGAATGGAAATGAAAGAGTTAAATAAAGTATATATTTAG
- a CDS encoding mannose/fructose/sorbose PTS transporter subunit IIA: MVGIILASHGEFANGIMQSGKMIFGEQANVKAVTLMPSEGPDDLKAKMKDAIASFENQDEVLFLVDLWGGTPFNQANGLFQEHKDKWAIVAGLNLPMLIEAYGARLSMESAQEIASYILTSAKEGVKVKPEELDKSDVEQTSETSTQQSNAGAPGSFEYVLARIDSRLLHGQVATAWTKTVKPTRIIVVSDAVAKDQLRKNLIQQAAPPGVKAHVVPVDHMIKLAKDNEHFGGQRAMLLFENPKDVLRAVEGGVPLKTINVGSMAHSIGKVQLNKVLAMDKEDVDIFDKLKKAGIDFDVRKVPSDSKENMDQILKKAQDELKKQK; the protein is encoded by the coding sequence ATGGTAGGAATTATTCTTGCTAGTCACGGAGAATTTGCTAACGGCATTATGCAATCTGGTAAAATGATTTTTGGAGAACAAGCAAACGTAAAAGCTGTTACGTTGATGCCTAGTGAAGGACCTGATGATCTTAAAGCAAAAATGAAAGATGCAATTGCATCCTTTGAGAATCAAGATGAAGTCTTATTCTTAGTTGATCTTTGGGGTGGTACACCATTCAATCAAGCAAATGGTTTATTTCAAGAACACAAAGATAAATGGGCAATAGTAGCTGGTTTAAATTTACCAATGCTTATTGAAGCTTATGGTGCACGTCTTTCTATGGAATCTGCACAAGAAATTGCATCTTATATTTTAACATCAGCTAAAGAAGGAGTTAAAGTTAAGCCAGAAGAATTAGATAAATCAGATGTAGAACAAACTTCTGAAACTTCAACTCAACAATCTAATGCAGGTGCACCAGGATCATTTGAATACGTTTTAGCTCGTATTGATTCTCGCTTACTTCATGGACAAGTAGCAACTGCTTGGACAAAAACAGTAAAACCTACAAGAATTATTGTTGTTTCAGATGCAGTAGCAAAAGATCAACTTCGTAAAAATTTAATTCAACAAGCTGCTCCACCAGGAGTTAAAGCACATGTTGTTCCAGTTGATCATATGATTAAGCTTGCGAAGGACAATGAACATTTTGGCGGACAACGTGCGATGTTACTTTTTGAAAATCCAAAAGATGTGCTTAGAGCAGTTGAAGGTGGAGTACCTTTAAAAACAATAAATGTTGGTTCTATGGCTCATTCTATAGGTAAGGTTCAATTAAATAAAGTACTTGCAATGGACAAAGAAGATGTTGATATATTTGATAAGCTAAAAAAAGCTGGAATTGATTTTGACGTTCGTAAAGTACCAAGTGATTCAAAGGAAAATATGGATCAAATACTTAAAAAAGCACAAGACGAATTAAAAAAACAAAAATAA